The Candidatus Paceibacterota bacterium genome has a segment encoding these proteins:
- the tmk gene encoding dTMP kinase, producing MKKGKFIVVEGGDGAGKSSQLKRLKEELGEAVVITREPGGSQYAEEIRNLILKSPHAKQADAKTLFALFWAARADHLKNTVLPALERGITIISDRFDSSTFAYQIYGQEAKELEKFFWTIRDFYLGEIRPDLYIYLDVDIETGLRRKAGQGEDENNHFDAKKLDFHKRMREGFMQFLTRVPHVIIDANQSVESVRKNLKKALSLSL from the coding sequence ATGAAAAAAGGCAAATTTATCGTAGTGGAAGGAGGCGATGGCGCCGGCAAAAGTTCTCAACTCAAAAGACTCAAGGAGGAATTGGGTGAGGCTGTTGTGATCACTCGTGAGCCAGGCGGGTCGCAGTATGCGGAGGAAATTCGCAATCTGATCTTGAAATCGCCCCACGCAAAACAGGCCGATGCTAAGACTCTTTTTGCCCTCTTTTGGGCGGCGAGAGCAGACCATCTCAAAAATACTGTCTTGCCCGCGCTCGAACGGGGAATCACGATCATTTCCGACCGTTTTGATTCGTCCACGTTTGCGTATCAGATTTACGGACAGGAGGCCAAAGAGCTCGAGAAGTTTTTCTGGACCATTCGCGACTTCTATCTCGGTGAGATTAGGCCCGACCTGTACATTTACCTCGACGTTGACATCGAGACGGGCCTACGGCGCAAGGCCGGTCAGGGTGAGGATGAAAATAATCACTTTGATGCCAAAAAGCTGGATTTTCACAAGCGGATGCGTGAGGGCTTTATGCAATTTTTGACTCGCGTGCCGCATGTGATCATTGATGCCAATCAATCGGTCGAGAGCGTGAGGAAAAATTTGAAAAAAGCCCTCTCCCTCAGCCTCTAG